The Elaeis guineensis isolate ETL-2024a chromosome 14, EG11, whole genome shotgun sequence genome has a segment encoding these proteins:
- the LOC105057777 gene encoding uncharacterized protein, with protein sequence MSKEDDIKFLKIQTCVLKVNIHCEGCKKKVKKLLQKIDGVYTTTIDAEQGKVTVSGNVDPSTLIKKLGKAGKHAELLAPKGGSNSNSNNQFQKPQPEQGKGQAKDNGKPQKGGGGGGNGGKDHKGQQSPPPPPPPPPQQQQRQQLLQQQLQQLQQMKGFEDLKLPPLKDLKLPFPKDQKSVNFAPLPEDCGSDGDDFDDYDDEDLDDMEGFDADFDEDFKNIKIKPMNAPTNGNGMNDKKGGCGGGGNAKKGGGGGGDAMVQNKGMGGGNEKKNGNGSGGGGGKKGGDGGGNQSQGAGNAGGGAAAKNGGGGKNGGGPGQQDNKNGGNNKATSNGKGNGNGNGGNNSNNPASGGKKEGGGGHPLMNPTMMGQGFPGMGLGQMGNMQALMGQMGSIPAAIQGLPAGGPPPGYFQGGMVVPPPPPLPPQQLEMMAAANPYQQQYMAAMMQQQQQQQKMMMMMNGQDHPYQPMMGYSRPPPPPPPIYNMYQPPPQAQGEPYSNFFSDENPSSCSTM encoded by the exons ATGAGTAAAGAAGACGATATCAAGTTCCTCAAGATACAG ACCTGTGTTCTCAAAGTGAACATACACTGTGAGGGAtgtaagaagaaggtgaagaaattGCTTCAGAAAATTGATG GAGTGTACACCACCACCATAGATGCAGAGCAAGGGAAGGTGACTGTTTCAGGCAATGTTGATCCTTCCACCCTCATAAAAAAGCTTGGAAAGGCTGGCAAGCATGCAGAGCTGTTGGCTCCAAAGGGTGGGAGCAACAGCAACAGCAACAACCAATTCCAGAAGCCACAACCTGAGCAAGGGAAAGGGCAGGCCAAGGACAATGGAAAGCCCCAGAAGGGTGGAGGTGGTGGTGGGAATGGTGGAAAAGACCACAAGGGACAGcaatcaccaccaccaccaccaccaccaccaccgcaGCAGCAGCAACGGCAACAACTACTGCAGCAACAATTGCAGCAGCTACAGCAGATGAAAGGATTCGAAGATCTAAAGCTGCCTCCATTGAAGGACCTGAAGCTTCCCTTCCCAAAGGATCAGAAATCCGTGAACTTCGCCCCTCTCCCCGAAGACTGTGGCAGCGATGGCGATGATTTCGATGACTATGATGATGAGGATCTTGATGATATGGAGGGATTTGATGCTGACTTTGATGAGGATTTTAAGAACATCAAGATTAAGCCCATGAATGCACCAACCAATGGGAATGGGATGAATGATAAGAAGGGTGGCTGCGGTGGCGGTGGGAATGCCAAGAAAGGTGGTGGTGGAGGTGGAGATGCCATGGTGCAAAACAAGGGAATGGGTGGTGGCAATGAGAAGAAGAATGGCAACGGCAGTGGTGGCGGTGGTGGGAAAAAAGGCGGCGACGGCGGAGGAAATCAGAGCCAGGGTGCCGGCAATGCTGGCGGTGGAGCTGCTGCCAAGAATGGTGGTGGTGGGAAGAATGGTGGTGGGCCTGGGCAACAGGATAACAAGAATGGAGGGAACAATAAGGCCACTTCCAATGGCAAAGGCAATGGCAATGGTAATGGTGGGAACAATAGCAACAATCCAGCCAGTGGAGGCAAGAAGGAAGGTGGTGGGGGCCATCCACTGATGAATCCCACTATGATGGGCCAAGGCTTCCCTGGCATGGGCTTGGGCCAGATGGGGAACATGCAAGCTCTCATGGGCCAGATGGGGAGCATCCCAGCTGCGATCCAGGGCCTTCCGGCCGGCGGCCCACCACCTGGATACTTCCAAGGGGGGATGGTGGTGCCACCGCCACCGCCACTGCCGCCGCAGCAGCTGGAGATGATGGCTGCTGCAAACCCATATCAGCAGCAGTACATGGCTGCcatgatgcagcagcagcagcagcagcagaaaatgatgatgatgatgaatgggcAGGATCATCCATATCAGCCAATGATGGGGTACTCTCGGCCGCCGCCGCCACCACCGCCAATTTACAACATGTACCAGCCACCACCCCAGGCCCAGGGTGAGCCATATAGCAACTTCTTCAGTGATGAGAATCCCAGTAGCTGCTCAACTATGTGA